The region TCCTTCTTCAAACTGCGCCGCGTGGTCAGCGTTGCCGCCCGGCGCTCGACGGCGCTGGTATTGACACGCAACGCCCTCAGCCTTCCTGTGTCGAGCGGCGTTCCCGGATTGCGGGCCGGCTGGTGCAAAGCCTGCACGCTGGATTGGTTGAGCTTGGTCATGAATTCATTTAGCAGTTTGCCCGATGGCGGTGATTTTGGCGAGGGCAGGGATGGCGAAATTGGTCTGGAGTGAGGATTTCAGCGTCGGGGTCGCGAAGCTCGACGAAGATCACAAAAATATCCTCAGGCTGATAAATACCCTGGTCGACCTGGGCGAAGTCTCTTCGTCGTCCGAGGAAATCGGCGATGCCCTGACGGCCATGACCAACTACGCCAACCGCCATTTCGAGCGGGAGGAAGCTCACCTGCGCTCGATCGGCTTTCCGGATATCGAGCGCCATGCCCGGGAGCACATGGTCTTCGGCGAAACCACGGTCGATTTCTGCCTGCAAGTCCTGGACGGTGGCGGCGGCATCCCGGAACGGGTCCTTGCCTATTTGCGCCATTGGT is a window of Alphaproteobacteria bacterium DNA encoding:
- a CDS encoding bacteriohemerythrin, coding for MAVILARAGMAKLVWSEDFSVGVAKLDEDHKNILRLINTLVDLGEVSSSSEEIGDALTAMTNYANRHFEREEAHLRSIGFPDIERHAREHMVFGETTVDFCLQVLDGGGGIPERVLAYLRHWWVGHILENETWRTRSSSRTKAKEAIIAAASSSRCRPKSL